One Methylomonas sp. LL1 DNA window includes the following coding sequences:
- a CDS encoding Crp/Fnr family transcriptional regulator yields the protein MTEHDNPRQNHLLNALSEAEYAELLPHLEAVKMPLGHVIYESGGELRHVYFPTTCIVSLLYVMENGASAEIAVAGNDGLIGVALFMGGNTMPNRAVVQSAGGAYRIKGPLLMAEFNRSGGRRNGLLQSLLLRYTQALITQMAQTAVCNRHHSVDQQLCRWLLLSLDRLPTNQLNMTQELIANMLGVRREGVTEAAGKLQLAGLIQYSRGHITVLNRAGLEDRVCECYQVVKVESDRLLPPPQMSLS from the coding sequence ATGACCGAACATGACAACCCTCGCCAGAATCATTTGCTGAACGCCTTGTCGGAAGCCGAATACGCAGAGTTGTTGCCGCATCTGGAAGCGGTCAAGATGCCGCTCGGCCATGTCATTTACGAATCCGGCGGCGAGCTGCGCCATGTCTATTTCCCCACCACCTGCATCGTATCGTTACTCTATGTGATGGAAAACGGCGCATCGGCGGAAATCGCCGTGGCCGGCAACGATGGCCTGATCGGCGTCGCCCTGTTCATGGGCGGCAACACCATGCCAAATCGGGCGGTGGTGCAGAGCGCGGGCGGTGCCTACCGCATCAAGGGGCCGCTGCTGATGGCTGAATTCAACCGCTCCGGCGGACGCCGTAACGGCTTGCTGCAAAGCCTGCTGCTGCGTTATACCCAAGCCCTGATCACCCAAATGGCGCAAACGGCGGTCTGCAATCGGCATCATTCGGTGGATCAGCAACTGTGCCGCTGGTTGCTGCTGAGCCTGGACCGGCTGCCGACGAATCAATTGAACATGACGCAGGAATTGATCGCCAATATGTTGGGCGTGCGCCGCGAAGGCGTCACCGAGGCAGCCGGCAAATTGCAACTGGCCGGCTTGATTCAATACAGCCGGGGCCACATTACGGTGCTGAACCGGGCCGGACTGGAAGACCGGGTTTGCGAATGCTACCAAGTGGTCAAAGTCGAATCCGACCGACTTCTCCCCCCCCCCCAGATGTCGCTGAGTTAA
- a CDS encoding IS110 family transposase, which produces MTNLPINAIAESIHRLFAGVDVGADELVLVIRKNGKSFDPQKYANTRSDRARLVNKLIKLPGIKVCLEATGIYHFDLAIALHDAGIPVMVVNPKASHNFAKVLMRNSKTDAVDANTLAEYVERMDFVAWTRPSNQTLALRGFARRIDALTGQKAAAKNHLHALSATQETPKALLRDAKLAISQLEKRIDTLAAEAMTLINQHPELKRVFELLTGIKGIAHTSAIALMGELLLLPPNLSHREWVKFAGLDPKAFESGKSVHKKMRLSKAGNRHIRSALYMPALSAKQHDPHVSAYFQHLVDNGKKPLQAVCAVMRKLLHAIHGMLKHDQPFDNTRFYVIPTPIIAE; this is translated from the coding sequence ATGACGAACCTCCCAATCAATGCCATCGCTGAATCTATCCACCGCCTGTTTGCCGGCGTGGATGTCGGAGCCGATGAATTGGTGCTGGTGATCCGCAAGAACGGCAAGTCGTTCGATCCACAAAAATATGCCAATACCCGCTCTGACCGTGCCCGCTTGGTCAACAAGCTGATCAAGCTGCCGGGCATCAAAGTCTGCCTGGAAGCCACCGGCATTTACCATTTCGACCTGGCAATTGCGTTGCATGACGCCGGTATTCCCGTGATGGTCGTCAATCCCAAGGCCTCGCATAACTTCGCCAAGGTGTTGATGAGAAACAGCAAAACCGATGCCGTTGATGCCAATACCCTGGCCGAATACGTCGAGCGCATGGACTTTGTCGCCTGGACCCGGCCATCGAATCAGACCCTGGCTTTGCGCGGGTTTGCCCGCCGCATTGATGCGCTGACCGGTCAGAAAGCTGCCGCGAAAAACCATCTGCATGCACTGAGTGCGACTCAGGAAACTCCAAAGGCGTTGCTGCGCGATGCCAAGCTGGCGATCAGTCAATTGGAAAAACGCATCGATACCTTGGCCGCCGAAGCGATGACCTTGATCAACCAGCACCCGGAACTCAAGCGTGTTTTTGAGTTGCTGACCGGCATCAAAGGCATTGCCCATACCAGCGCCATTGCTTTGATGGGCGAACTGCTGTTATTGCCACCCAACCTGTCGCATCGCGAATGGGTCAAGTTTGCCGGGCTCGATCCCAAAGCCTTTGAATCCGGCAAAAGCGTACATAAGAAAATGCGGCTGTCCAAGGCGGGTAACCGGCATATTCGCTCGGCATTGTATATGCCGGCCTTGAGCGCCAAACAGCATGATCCCCATGTCAGCGCTTATTTCCAGCACTTGGTCGACAACGGCAAGAAACCTTTACAGGCCGTCTGCGCAGTGATGCGTAAATTACTGCATGCGATCCATGGCATGCTAAAGCACGACCAGCCGTTCGATAACACACGGTTTTATGTCATTCCGACACCCATCATCGCTGAGTGA
- the smbP gene encoding small metal-binding protein SmbP, with translation MKIKYFLMALLLSFLSLQAHAAGSPLNESFTNLIALSNNAVEAGKKGDTQAFIDSATVAWEALKEQNEKGSSIRLQRANAKLKAAIKAAKAGNLQQGIADVEQGIVEMQLEKK, from the coding sequence ATGAAAATTAAATACTTTTTAATGGCGTTGCTTTTGTCTTTCCTCTCTCTGCAAGCGCACGCCGCCGGGAGTCCCTTGAATGAAAGCTTTACCAATCTGATCGCCTTGTCCAACAACGCGGTCGAGGCAGGCAAGAAGGGCGATACCCAAGCCTTTATCGACAGCGCCACCGTTGCCTGGGAAGCCTTAAAAGAACAAAACGAGAAGGGAAGCTCTATCCGCCTGCAACGGGCTAACGCCAAGCTAAAAGCCGCCATCAAGGCAGCCAAGGCCGGTAACTTGCAACAAGGTATAGCCGATGTTGAGCAAGGCATAGTCGAAATGCAACTGGAAAAAAAATAA
- a CDS encoding Crp/Fnr family transcriptional regulator yields the protein MLCIPAVPAANRLLASLPRADHQHLLRRCEAVELVFAEVLYLAGERIPHVYFPTGSFISLVTPVENGGGLEVGLIGNEGMLGITLMLGVDIAPFQALVQGAGPALRLPATQFLAELERSPALQMALKRYLYVSMRQLAQTAACNRFHVVEARLARWLLKTHDRAHADTFHVTHMFLAYIMGVRRVGITKAALSLQQQKLISYRRGDVTILDRAGLEAAACGCYRIEKETYERILACGAPESITG from the coding sequence GTGTTGTGTATACCTGCCGTTCCCGCGGCCAACCGCCTCCTAGCCTCTCTGCCCCGCGCCGATCACCAACATTTGCTTAGGCGTTGCGAAGCGGTCGAGCTGGTTTTTGCCGAAGTGCTTTATCTGGCCGGCGAACGCATTCCGCATGTGTATTTTCCGACCGGCAGTTTTATTTCACTGGTAACGCCGGTCGAAAACGGCGGCGGTTTGGAAGTAGGATTAATCGGTAACGAAGGCATGCTGGGCATTACCCTGATGCTGGGCGTCGATATCGCGCCATTTCAGGCGCTAGTTCAAGGAGCCGGGCCGGCACTGCGATTACCGGCGACCCAGTTTTTGGCCGAACTGGAACGCAGTCCCGCATTACAGATGGCGCTAAAACGTTATTTATACGTATCGATGCGGCAACTGGCACAAACCGCGGCCTGTAATCGTTTTCACGTGGTGGAGGCGCGCCTGGCCCGTTGGCTGCTGAAGACACACGACCGGGCTCACGCCGATACCTTTCATGTGACACACATGTTTTTGGCTTACATCATGGGGGTGCGCCGGGTCGGGATTACCAAAGCGGCGCTCTCATTGCAGCAGCAAAAGTTGATCAGTTACCGGCGCGGCGACGTTACCATTCTGGACCGGGCCGGCCTGGAAGCCGCCGCTTGCGGCTGTTATCGAATCGAGAAAGAAACCTACGAACGAATATTGGCTTGTGGCGCGCCGGAAAGCATAACGGGTTAG
- a CDS encoding DUF4870 family protein: MNMSITNAKTDGDMAALKKLAGTVYICQVLTFAFAGLPLLVGVAINFLYRNDVKGTWLESHFNWQIKTVWVTLAGFALSGLVLMVEMQISLIILIPTLLLLVYRIVVGWTALSADKAVMQDLN; the protein is encoded by the coding sequence ATGAACATGTCAATAACCAATGCAAAAACCGACGGTGATATGGCCGCGCTGAAGAAACTGGCCGGGACGGTCTATATTTGCCAGGTACTCACTTTTGCCTTTGCCGGCTTACCCTTATTGGTCGGTGTCGCGATTAATTTTCTTTATCGAAACGATGTCAAAGGTACTTGGCTGGAATCGCATTTTAACTGGCAAATCAAAACCGTTTGGGTCACTTTGGCGGGATTTGCACTATCCGGCCTGGTGCTGATGGTGGAGATGCAAATTAGTTTGATCATTTTGATTCCGACATTGCTACTGTTGGTTTACAGAATCGTGGTCGGCTGGACGGCGTTGAGTGCCGACAAGGCTGTTATGCAGGATTTGAATTAA